In the Gymnodinialimonas sp. 202GB13-11 genome, one interval contains:
- a CDS encoding DUF2314 domain-containing protein yields the protein MPLLRLALALLLLASPATAQKVDPPVAAPDGLEFFEGTDPTMNAAILEAQRSLPGFLTEVLDENGIAQTGSLKVAFQTFPEDLGNEIIWVGNFRQLPDGSFEGFLNNQPFNLGNWSQGDRVTFPRGAIRDWSLPAPEGLYGNFTTRVIAAQPGNEYLWQSLTSNPIPANWP from the coding sequence ATGCCGCTTCTCCGCCTCGCCCTTGCGCTCCTCCTCCTCGCCAGCCCCGCAACTGCCCAAAAGGTCGATCCTCCCGTTGCCGCCCCAGACGGCCTCGAATTCTTCGAAGGAACCGATCCGACCATGAACGCCGCGATCTTGGAGGCGCAGCGCTCCCTGCCCGGCTTTCTGACCGAAGTCCTCGATGAAAACGGCATCGCGCAGACCGGCTCCCTCAAGGTCGCCTTCCAGACCTTCCCCGAAGACCTCGGTAACGAGATCATCTGGGTCGGCAATTTCCGCCAATTGCCCGATGGCAGTTTTGAAGGCTTCCTAAACAACCAGCCCTTCAACCTCGGCAATTGGAGCCAAGGCGACCGTGTTACCTTCCCGCGCGGGGCGATCCGCGATTGGTCCCTGCCCGCGCCCGAAGGCCTCTACGGCAATTTCACCACCCGTGTGATCGCGGCCCAGCCCGGCAACGAATACCTGTGGCAAAGCCTCACATCCAACCCGATACCGGCCAACTGGCCGTAA
- a CDS encoding DUF2314 domain-containing protein, giving the protein MRALLLALLLFNATVQAHSQAAELLPGETPIDMIYRLLDATLPTFMDQAFDTDGTGHPNAQLLFAVRSPPNSPNAEFLWVNQISRDADGQFRGLLITGSATNPNLPAGTPITVSEVALADWGFVAPDGRHWGYISARAQAIAQDNPEFLATLMPDILPPDWK; this is encoded by the coding sequence ATGCGCGCGCTGCTTCTTGCCCTTCTCCTGTTCAACGCGACCGTGCAGGCCCACTCGCAAGCGGCTGAACTTCTGCCCGGCGAAACCCCCATAGACATGATCTACCGTCTGCTGGACGCCACTCTTCCAACCTTCATGGATCAAGCCTTCGACACGGACGGCACCGGCCACCCGAACGCGCAGCTTTTGTTTGCCGTCCGCTCCCCACCCAATTCCCCCAACGCCGAATTCCTCTGGGTGAACCAGATCAGCCGCGACGCCGATGGCCAATTCCGCGGCCTCCTCATTACCGGCTCCGCCACCAACCCCAACCTGCCCGCAGGCACGCCCATCACGGTCAGCGAGGTGGCCCTAGCCGATTGGGGCTTTGTCGCGCCCGATGGCCGCCATTGGGGCTACATAAGCGCCCGCGCGCAGGCGATTGCCCAAGATAATCCCGAATTCCTCGCCACCCTGATGCCCGACATCCTGCCACCGGATTGGAAATAA
- a CDS encoding LysE family translocator, with protein METQTYLAFLALVAVVLVTPGPSVTLSLVHGAKYGAGRAGLTALGDISANMIQMIAAVAGLGLILSQSAILFSIIKVAGVAYLAWLGFSMIRRSFNGTAPSHDLPATRGLTPFGQLRQGFVVAGTSPKAILFYGALFPQFIDPTMDVLPQFLLLAATCAFLDFCIIWAYGALAALGAERMQGDTASRWVDRLGGTAMLAAAGHIARLER; from the coding sequence ATGGAAACGCAAACCTACCTCGCTTTCCTCGCCCTCGTGGCCGTCGTGCTGGTCACGCCCGGCCCCTCCGTCACGCTCAGCCTTGTCCACGGCGCGAAATACGGCGCGGGCCGCGCGGGGCTGACCGCACTAGGCGACATCTCGGCCAACATGATCCAGATGATCGCCGCCGTTGCAGGCCTCGGCCTGATCCTGTCGCAATCGGCGATCCTGTTCTCAATCATCAAGGTCGCAGGCGTAGCCTATTTGGCCTGGCTCGGCTTTTCCATGATCCGCCGCTCTTTCAACGGCACCGCGCCCAGCCATGACCTGCCCGCTACACGCGGCCTGACTCCGTTCGGCCAACTCCGTCAAGGCTTCGTAGTGGCCGGGACCTCGCCCAAGGCAATCTTGTTCTACGGTGCGCTCTTTCCGCAGTTCATCGACCCGACGATGGACGTGCTGCCGCAATTCCTCCTGCTCGCCGCAACATGCGCGTTTCTCGATTTCTGCATCATATGGGCCTATGGCGCACTCGCCGCCCTCGGGGCTGAGCGGATGCAGGGCGACACCGCCAGCCGCTGGGTCGACCGCCTCGGCGGCACCGCCATGCTTGCCGCCGCTGGTCACATCGCGAGGTTGGAGCGCTAG
- a CDS encoding pyruvate carboxylase, whose protein sequence is MAEFQKILVANRGEIAIRVMRAANELGKRTVAVYAEEDKLSLHRFKADEAYKIGEGLGPVAAYLSIEEIIRVAKQCGADAIHPGYGLLSENPDFVDACFENGITFIGPKAETMRALGDKASARRVAIEAGVPVIPATEVLGDDMAAIKKEAAEIGYPLMLKASWGGGGRGMRPIASEDELEEKVLEGRREAEAAFGNGEGYLEKMILRARHVEVQILGDSHGNIYHLYERDCSVQRRNQKVVERAPAPYLTDMQRNEICLLGKKICEHVNYECAGTVEFLMDMDTGNFYFIEVNPRVQVEHTVTEEVTGIDIVRAQILIAEGKMLAGATGVASQYDVKLDGHAIQCRVTTEDPANNFIPDYGRITAYRGATGMGIRLDGGTAYSGAVITRYYDSLLEKVTAWAPTPDAAIARMDRALREFRIRGVSTNIAFVENLLKHPTFLNYQYHTKFIDETPELFDFRPRRDRATKILRYVADITVNGHPETQGRPMPPADIKPARAPQVSYDAPPPGTRNLLDEKGPEAVAKWMKAQKQLLITDTTMRDGHQSLLATRMRSLDMIKVAPAYAENLSQLFSVECWGGATFDVAYRFLQECPWQRLRDIRAKMPNIMTQMLLRASNGVGYTNYPDNVVQGFAKQAAESGVDVFRIFDSLNWVENMRVAMDAVGETGKIVEGTICYTGNILDPDRAKYDVKYYVDMAKELEKAGAHVLGLKDMAGLLRPAAAEVLIPALKDAVDLPIHFHTHDTAGSACGTILRASEAGVDAVDCAMDALSGNTSQATLGTIVESLRFTERDTGLDIGAIRQISDYWEAVRFHYAAFESGMQAPASEVYLHEMPGGQFTNLKAQARSMGLEERWHEVAQMYADVNQMFGDIVKVTPSSKVVGDMALMMVSQGLDRAQVEDPNTEVSFPDSVIGMLKGDLGQPPNGFPKAIVKKALKGEKPNLERPGKHLDPVDIEATRKDLAAQLGVDIDDEDLNGYLMYPKVFTDYATRHAEYGPVRTLPTKTFFYGMDQGEEIEAEIDPGVTLVIRLVAVGETNDEGEVRVFFELNGQPRTVRVPNRIAGGGKAARPKAEAGNANHIGAPMPGVVASVGVQAGQKVAAGTLLLTIEAMKMETGLHAEKDAVIKAVHVTPGGQIDAKDLLVELE, encoded by the coding sequence ATGGCTGAATTCCAGAAAATCCTCGTTGCAAACCGCGGTGAAATCGCGATCCGCGTGATGCGCGCCGCCAATGAATTGGGCAAACGCACCGTCGCTGTCTACGCGGAGGAAGACAAACTCAGCCTGCATCGCTTCAAGGCCGACGAAGCCTACAAGATCGGCGAGGGCCTCGGCCCGGTCGCGGCCTACCTCTCCATCGAGGAAATCATCCGCGTCGCCAAGCAATGCGGCGCAGATGCCATCCATCCGGGCTATGGTCTGCTGTCTGAGAACCCCGATTTCGTCGATGCCTGCTTTGAAAACGGCATCACTTTCATCGGCCCAAAGGCCGAGACGATGCGCGCCTTGGGCGACAAGGCCTCAGCCCGCCGTGTGGCGATTGAGGCGGGCGTGCCGGTCATCCCGGCGACCGAAGTGCTTGGCGACGATATGGCCGCGATCAAGAAGGAAGCGGCTGAGATCGGTTATCCCTTGATGCTCAAAGCCTCCTGGGGCGGCGGCGGGCGCGGGATGCGGCCCATCGCCAGCGAGGACGAGCTTGAGGAAAAGGTGCTGGAGGGCCGCCGCGAGGCTGAAGCCGCCTTTGGCAACGGCGAGGGCTATCTCGAAAAGATGATCCTCCGCGCCCGCCATGTGGAGGTTCAAATCCTCGGCGACAGCCACGGCAATATCTACCACCTTTATGAACGCGACTGCTCGGTCCAGCGCCGCAACCAGAAGGTCGTGGAACGCGCGCCCGCCCCCTACCTCACGGACATGCAACGCAACGAGATCTGCCTCTTGGGCAAGAAGATCTGCGAACATGTGAACTACGAATGCGCGGGCACCGTCGAATTCCTGATGGATATGGACACGGGCAATTTCTACTTCATCGAAGTGAACCCCCGCGTACAGGTCGAACACACCGTGACCGAGGAAGTCACCGGCATCGACATCGTCCGCGCGCAGATCCTCATTGCCGAGGGCAAGATGCTCGCGGGCGCCACCGGCGTCGCCTCGCAATACGACGTGAAACTCGACGGCCACGCGATCCAGTGCCGTGTGACGACCGAGGACCCCGCCAACAATTTCATCCCCGACTATGGCCGCATCACCGCCTATCGCGGCGCCACGGGCATGGGCATCCGGCTTGATGGCGGCACCGCTTATTCCGGCGCGGTCATCACGCGCTATTACGACAGCCTGCTGGAAAAGGTCACCGCTTGGGCCCCCACCCCCGACGCTGCCATCGCGCGCATGGACCGCGCCTTGCGCGAATTCCGTATCCGCGGCGTGTCGACCAATATCGCCTTCGTGGAAAACCTCCTGAAGCACCCGACGTTCCTGAATTACCAGTACCACACCAAGTTCATCGACGAGACGCCGGAGCTTTTCGATTTCCGCCCCCGCCGTGACCGGGCCACCAAGATCCTGCGCTACGTCGCCGACATCACCGTCAACGGCCACCCCGAAACCCAAGGCCGCCCGATGCCGCCCGCCGACATCAAGCCCGCCCGCGCGCCACAGGTCTCCTACGACGCACCGCCCCCCGGCACGCGCAACCTGCTGGACGAAAAAGGCCCCGAGGCTGTCGCCAAGTGGATGAAGGCGCAGAAACAACTGCTCATCACCGACACCACCATGCGCGACGGGCACCAAAGCCTCCTCGCGACCCGCATGCGGTCCCTCGACATGATCAAGGTCGCGCCCGCCTACGCTGAAAACCTGAGCCAGCTTTTCTCCGTCGAATGCTGGGGCGGGGCCACCTTCGACGTGGCCTACCGCTTCCTGCAGGAATGCCCCTGGCAGCGCCTGCGCGACATCCGCGCGAAGATGCCCAACATCATGACGCAGATGCTTCTGCGCGCCTCGAACGGCGTGGGCTACACGAACTACCCCGACAACGTCGTCCAAGGCTTCGCCAAACAGGCGGCCGAAAGCGGCGTCGACGTCTTCCGCATCTTCGACAGCCTCAACTGGGTCGAAAACATGCGCGTCGCCATGGATGCCGTGGGCGAGACCGGCAAGATCGTCGAAGGCACGATCTGCTACACCGGCAACATCCTCGACCCCGACCGCGCCAAGTATGACGTGAAATATTACGTCGACATGGCGAAGGAGCTGGAAAAGGCAGGCGCCCACGTCCTCGGCCTGAAAGACATGGCAGGCCTCCTGCGCCCCGCCGCGGCGGAGGTCCTGATCCCCGCCCTCAAAGATGCCGTGGACCTGCCGATCCACTTCCACACCCACGACACCGCTGGCTCCGCCTGCGGCACCATCCTGCGCGCGTCCGAGGCCGGCGTGGACGCCGTCGATTGCGCGATGGACGCGCTCTCGGGCAACACGTCTCAGGCTACCCTCGGCACCATCGTTGAATCCCTCCGCTTCACCGAGCGTGACACCGGCCTCGACATCGGCGCGATCCGCCAGATCTCGGACTATTGGGAAGCAGTCCGCTTCCACTACGCGGCGTTTGAATCCGGCATGCAGGCCCCTGCCTCAGAGGTCTACCTGCACGAAATGCCCGGCGGCCAGTTCACCAACCTCAAGGCGCAGGCCCGCTCCATGGGGCTGGAGGAACGCTGGCACGAAGTGGCGCAGATGTACGCCGACGTGAACCAGATGTTCGGCGATATCGTGAAGGTCACGCCATCGTCCAAGGTCGTGGGCGACATGGCCCTGATGATGGTCTCCCAAGGCCTCGACCGCGCACAGGTCGAAGACCCGAACACCGAAGTCTCCTTCCCTGACTCCGTCATCGGGATGCTCAAGGGTGATCTGGGTCAGCCCCCCAACGGCTTCCCCAAGGCCATCGTCAAGAAGGCGCTGAAGGGCGAGAAGCCCAACCTCGAGCGCCCCGGCAAGCACCTCGACCCCGTGGATATCGAGGCCACGCGCAAGGACCTCGCCGCGCAGCTTGGCGTCGACATCGACGACGAAGACCTCAACGGATACCTGATGTATCCTAAGGTCTTCACCGACTACGCCACCCGCCACGCCGAATACGGCCCCGTCCGCACCCTGCCCACCAAGACCTTCTTCTACGGCATGGACCAGGGCGAAGAAATCGAGGCCGAGATCGACCCCGGCGTCACCCTCGTCATCCGCCTCGTCGCTGTGGGCGAGACCAACGACGAAGGCGAGGTCCGCGTGTTCTTCGAGCTCAACGGCCAACCCCGCACCGTCCGCGTCCCCAACCGCATCGCAGGCGGCGGCAAGGCCGCGCGGCCAAAGGCCGAGGCCGGAAACGCCAACCATATCGGCGCACCGATGCCGGGCGTGGTGGCCAGCGTCGGCGTCCAAGCGGGCCAAAAGGTCGCCGCAGGCACGCTGCTGCTGACCATCGAAGCGATGAAGATGGAGACGGGTCTGCACGCCGAAAAGGACGCCGTGATCAAGGCGGTTCACGTCACCCCGGGTGGCCAGATCGACGCGAAGGATCTACTGGTGGAGCTGGAGTAA
- a CDS encoding BLUF domain-containing protein, giving the protein MHRVIYRSRATRYFSAQGIEALSATCRRNNAGLELTGILVFHEGRFFQVLEGEDTALLSVMQAITKDARHTQLELLEHGPVERRAFQSWRMGYAMPEGLERPPLAAFSIRDLLSPDSQYRGRDASVRDHVRLFLSSLQKLPSRATG; this is encoded by the coding sequence ATGCATCGCGTCATCTACCGAAGCCGCGCCACGCGGTACTTTTCAGCGCAAGGCATCGAGGCGTTGAGCGCAACATGCCGACGCAACAATGCCGGGCTTGAGCTGACGGGCATTCTTGTGTTCCACGAAGGGCGCTTCTTTCAGGTATTGGAAGGGGAAGATACCGCGCTGTTGTCCGTGATGCAGGCTATCACGAAAGACGCGCGGCATACGCAGCTGGAATTGCTGGAACATGGCCCGGTTGAGCGGCGCGCGTTTCAGAGCTGGCGGATGGGTTACGCCATGCCAGAGGGGCTTGAAAGGCCGCCACTTGCTGCCTTTTCAATCAGGGATCTGCTGTCGCCGGACAGCCAGTATCGGGGGCGGGATGCCAGCGTCCGCGATCACGTGCGGCTTTTCTTGTCCAGTTTGCAGAAGCTTCCCAGCCGAGCAACCGGTTAG